The region TCGATGGCATCAACACTATTTTTCAACTGGCTTTGGGGTATCAAGGTTAGGGTGATTTGacttttcaaaatcaatgaGTCAGCGAAAAGGGAAATGAAGAGTTTTAAGAGTTCTCCATATCCTAAAAGGATGACAtagtttcatttttatttcacaCAGAACAAACACGAGTAAGGTCTCTAAAGATTTTTCACTCATaccaggaaaaaagaaaagatacaaAGGATGACATAAGTTGTCATCAGATTAGTGAGTTCTGAGCATAGGTTCCATCCCAGCCCCACCCATGACCACCTCATTCAAGGATCATGACATATTTtcccatcttttcatcatttGGTgaaaattggtgaaaaattgcTAGATGCCATTGCACATATTATGAACCAGGCATGCCAAAAGTCCATGTGTTTAGTACAAACAACTTTTtgacaaaaggaaataaaaatctGTTCTTTACTTGAAAATGAAAGTGAAAATTTCCATTACTGGCTAGCAAATCGACTATAATCTTGAACAATGCACACACACTTAGTTAACCCAAAAAAGCAATCAGACTTACCTCCCAAACTTTGACATATTTCGATTGAGCTGGTTGCAAGCCCCCTGCTGTCTGTTGTGCCAATGGCAAATTAGCTGCTGAGTTATTGTTTGCACCAAGAGGCTGCATCCCAGATTGTACTTGTTGAGACATTCCTGGAGTAGGAATCATTGTGTTCGAACCAGAAGAGACACCTGAAGCACCCAGACCACTCATTGTGTTGGGGTTTGCACCCATTCCACTTTGTACCATTTGTGCTCCTGAACCGCTCATTGTGTTTGGGTTTGCACCCAGACCACTCATTGCTGATTGGCTGATGCTAACACTTGCGTGAAGATTACCCATTGGTTGTGAAATCCCCCCAAGGTTTGAGTTTCCAGGCATGTTAGAAGTTGCGGAAGTGAATGAACCCAGACCAGAGTTTGGTGTGATTTGTGTTGTCCCAGTAAGATTCCCTGACCCTGTTATTGAAGAAACACCTGGTTGCCCAGATGAAAATACAGTTTGAGCAGCAGGCACGGAAGCCGTCATTCCACTTGAAATCATACTTGACATGTGCATAGCCACAGAAGTTTGATTTATTGATGGGAGACCAATAGAATTTCCTCCACTTAGGGCTGCAGAGTTCATCACTTGCCTTGCTTGAGAAAGATTGTTCAGAATGTTCACGTTAGCTGCAGCAGGAGGCGCAGAACGTGCAGACTGTGTCGTCACACTGACATTAGGTTTCAAGTCCTGCGCATTTTCACCGTTTGTTGCCATATCTTGAGTAGTCGTGGATGGTGATGAAGTCTGCATGcttggaactccttgagatgaagGGCGTGGAACAGAAGGAATATGGGGAAAAGCAGATCCATTTGCCATAGAAGTTATAGTACTTGGTTCCTGCGaatataaaatcacaaaagCTCTTAACTATGTCCATAATGCACAGAAGCAGTGCTATCATAGAAACAACTTTATTTCCTATTAATATGAGAACAAGAACAGAACTAAGGGATTCACTAGACTTACAACTTTCACAGTTGCAGTTGGAAGATTTCCAGCTGAAATTGGCGGCCGATTTGTGATAGATCCATTCACTAAAGTTTTGAAAGAAAGTAAGTCTTCCACCAGGCAGAACatcaaaaatatgaatttaatattggAAGTAAAATAAGCCTAAAACTAGAGGTCAATACCTAAATGCCTCATGGAAACctgaccaattttttttatggtttatctttaatttcaagTGCAATAAAAGTCAAACACATTAGCACTAAGATATCATCTTCCACAACAAACTTTAAAGGAAACAACAGATACAGATGCTTGAATCTTGCTGAACTCCTTAGACCTGTGAGAGGAGGTGTACTTGAAGCCTCACATCACATCAATGTATCTGTAGATTTTTGCAGATGAAAATTATGATGGATAACAAGCTAAGAGCTTCTACAACTGCGTATGACAGTAACATGCTGCCTCCATGAGAACCAATTTTACAGAGGGTTAAAATACACTCCGTGGAAAATGTTGATTGATCCGGTTATTATGTCTCTCTCTCGTGCAAAAATCATGTTAGGTAATTTTCTTCAGAAGAGAGAGCCAGCGAGCAAAAGAACTTAACAAGCCATGCCAAAATATCCAATCACACTCAACAATAATGTAGATTAGATAGCTTAAACAACCTGAAGGAATTGAAGCTGGAAGTGGCCCAGTTACTGAAGTAACTGAAGCAATATCCACTTTAACAGGTGTTTGATTAGAAGGCAAACTTGTAGCTCCAGGACGACTTAATGCAGCACGAGCCTCCATAAAGTTCTCTGAGATCAGCACAAGAAAATGAGGATTTTTTATGTTGTCGACAGGTGGATCTGCTGCTCGGCTGTTGCGCTTCCCCTACATTGTAAAGTGGTGCATTAAGTAGCCTACCCCAGACATATATTCGTGATTTCCACCAATTTCAGAAGAGCAAAATATGCTGCGCACTGGTATTTCAAACACTCTCACCCACCCACCCACACCCccaaatgatttttgttttttccctctACGCAAGAAGCACAGTGCCATATACAAATGCTTTTGCAAGCatcaacacaagaaaaaaaaaggaaaccaaCTAAAAGTCTCATCCTTACTGCATTGTAGATTAATCTAAGTTTTGGAAGCTGTTTTGGACAGATGACTGAAAGAGAAACCGAGCACTGCAATGAAACTAGGAGTCAGTTTTCACATGGCCAGTAATGCTCGTAAACAAGAGAACGATAGTAGATTAGGTAAGAAAACAACATCAATGTACCTGAGGAAATGATTTAGCAACTGTCTCTGCATCAGATAGACGACTTTCATTCTGTGCATCGATGTTTTCAGTCTGCTCCAAATTTTGTATTTGTGGACGATAGACTGGAGTGGGCAATGGGTGAGGGTTACTTGCAGCAATAAGAATACAATTTCTTTGCCCATCTATATTTGGTTGAGTTTGGTTTCCATTTGGAGTAATAGGGAACATCTGAATAACACAAAAAGGCACAAGCCCAAGGAACAATTTCAAGAAACGTTTTTCCTTGGTGAGactaacaaaataaacaagtctcAAATCTAAACTTGTCACTGACTCCTTGCAAACCAACCTATGTAATGTTGCAGTTGAGGATTAACAGCAATAAGAAACAGAACTCTTGCAAGTTGCAACAACTATACAATATGTATCCAAGTATGTCATCGAATGCAACAGGCAGGAAACAAGCAAGGGTAACAATAGATGGTCAAGCACATCCTACTTTGCTTAAGAATCTGGCAAATGGTCATTTAGGCAATATAATATTCTTCACCAAGCAACAAGACATGCATATAGTTACTTGGTAGCTAAGTTTAAGAGTCATTGATGGGCATGGTTACCAATCTCCTTGCACGTTACAAGGGGCTCAAGACCTGCGTTTAAGCCCAGACAGGAACAGGACTTGGGTCAGGTCTGCCCCATTTCATAGACTAGCCATTGACCCAACgcaataaaaaatcatgcaaaGCCACAAATTTGGGTTTATAACCAATACTCTAAAGCAATAGGGACCAAGTATGACTGTCGCACTACtttaaacattttaatcaaGGAAGGGTACTTATGAGATGATCTAGAGCAGAGCCTAGTGGTCCTCTTGgatcttttataaaaacattccATTGAAGAGAGTATAAATCATATTCACTGCCATTGAAGCTGGTTGTATATACACTAATCACCCTTTTGTTTCCTCTTTTTACAATAGCCACCGTTATTTCATGCTATCTTATTGCAAGgcaatcttttgattttaaatttcatggCCAGGGTCTATAGGTGTGGGATGTTAGTTCGAAGGAAAAACAAACGGTGGGATTTCTTCAAGCAAAAGAGCACCATATTAAAGGAGATTATAGTTCAACTTGAAGATGCAACAACCAAAAGAAGTCGAAAAGGAAAACTGGTTGAGATCATGGAAACCATAAAagtaaatctttaaaaaaaaaaaaaaaaaacatggcagCATAAGAATGAATAGTACAAGTAAAATAAGGCAACATCCtcaaaatacaaaatgaaaatcaagaaaagagcATTCCGATTCCATCAACAGTTACAAAGAGACTATATCCTGTAGCTGTACCCCACAATATAAAAAAGCAGCGACTTcacaaataatgaaaaaatgaaaatcaataatgaaattctattagaaggaaaagaaagaataattcAAGAGGGACAGAAGGATACCCCCCTCAGAAggaaataataatcaaaacaagCATTCCAATTTCAATCCCATTAGATGTCATCTAAAGAAACTGCTCTAGGAGCCACTTCATCCATGTTCCATAATACAATGCAGCAGTTAATTAACagatgatattttctttttcgaGAACGAACCTGAAAAAATTCTAGATATAGCAAACCCATGTAAGCCATTCTCAGCAAACCTAATCCATGTATATGCCTGTTAGATTGTTGGCAATGCATGACACTTCGCATCCATGTCAATCTCCCCACACCATGGCTTACATGTTTATTCATCGTTAGGTAAAATAGGAAATAACTGAAGTTTCTAATGAAAGGGACCTTAAACTTCTTCCACGCTTTCCCTCTTAgagggaaggaaaagaaaagcggaattgttataataataagcTACTGTTCAGGGAAGACCATGAAATACTACTAACCATTAACTAGAAACTGAAAATGTTAAACtcaataacctaaaaaaatagaatacaaGAACGGCGTACCATTAGAGCTTCAGAAAGCCCTTCTGCAATTGCAGCATCATTGAAACCACCACCAGCAAAAGGAACGGCTGATAGCCAGTGTAAGAAGATGTCAACATCTCTTGTCCAGCCACTACGTTGTACCAGGCAAGCTTCACAAGAAGGGTAGAAATGAAACGGATACTCTGTTAGTTTGCCAATTATAGTAGAATAGCAGAAGAAAATCATGTTTCAGAATTAATGCAGCCATGGTACAGACAAGAGACATTCCCTGTCATGCATATAGCGATATTAATACAATTCAAACTTTGAATATTTTGCAATAGATAACAGTAATATAAGAATCTCACTGGCTAGCTAAATTTCCCAAATTAAACACATCTCTGACAGTTTTATGACTTTTTAGATATGGcgtaaattaaaatatacatgtgtgtgtgtattaaattAAGGCAACAAGTAAAATTAAGTGCAGAGTGAAAACTTGAAGGAAGTTTGGTATACAAACAACAGGTACATGCATATGAATCTCTTCAGAAAGTTgactttcaagtttcaactgtAACTCCAACTCACAGAATGAAATCAGTTTGCAGATTTCCAATTACTTCAAATTCAAATCAACAAACCCTCATGTGACTTTCAGCTAGCCAAAAAATCCTCATCAAAGATCGGAAGAAGAtgccaacaacaaaaaaaacataaaaatcacgTCTTGTCCCTCAAAAAAGTAGTCCAACATTAACATGTAATAACacataaatcatgaaaaatgccacaaaatatgaattaatcAAGCAAAACACATACCAGAATATGATCCATGAGAATTAAACGTGACAAGAGAGAGCTCAGCACTAGAAGTAGGGGGCTTCTATAGTTGAACAAAAGAAATCACAGAATAAGTgtcaataaaatatgaaatttacagaaaaaagaaaaaataatcaaacaagtaCCAACAAGAAACACAAGTTTAAAGAGAGCATTCCCATTGCTCATGCCTTCAAACGAAAAGTAACCTTCTAAAATGCATTCAAGACAAAGTAAGCGGAGCAAGATAACTAGATCTAGAACCAGAAAAACACCTTATCTATCTTTCGGAATTGAATCAGTAAAAAACCTCGTAATATTCTTTCAATAATCTAACTATAATCCAGTTTTTACAGTCAATTAATTATATGGCTAGCATTTATCACTATCCAAATTAATGCAGttaaaatttgacaatataAGATTTTTACTTACCTGCCCTGACGTTTCATTACCACAATAACACCTGCACAGATTGATGAAtccattgattaaaaaaaccaaaaagaaaaccctAGTTCACAATTTCAAACTATTGTTTTCAATCAAAGTGCCTACATACCTGATAATCTTTTCAAGATAATCAGAAACGATGATCGACCAGAAAGGGCCCATGGCGGCCGTGCCTTCAACGGCCACGATCAGCTGTTTGTCCGCCATACTGACGGTTGCGTATGAGAGAATCGGAGGTCAGGTCGTTTCCGTTACTTAACTGACTGGAGACTCGGTTGAGTCATTAATGAATTGAAacgagaaaataataattaaagaccTGGATTAttcattaataatttgattcattgctttttttctttttaatttttggtttcccaccaatgatttaaataaaattagtattttgttagtttgtttctgtattttaaaaatatttataaaaaaatgaatttttttattttaaataattttttttatttttaaattgttttgatatattaatattaaaaataattttaaaaaaataaaaaatatatattatttttatatatttttaaataaaaaatacttaaaaaaactgATATTATACTCCCAAGTATGATCGTGACTGCTGAAGTGCCTGTGGTGACCTATTCTACTTTTCGTGTGTTGGAGTGACGATTGTATGCTAAAACAGAAGACGACGTGGTTTTGGTACTTGTTTTGTACAAGAAGCAGGGGtgattactatttaaaaaaacattatccgAATTTTCAGAgtttttaaagattttcaaaaaataaaaaattcgaataattttgagaaaataattttaaagaaatttgtaTAGAGGAAAAAAATCTCGGAATTcccaaatattttttgaaattcttacattttaaaaatagtttttaattcatgtatgtattaattaattattaattattaaccaCAACTAGAGAAGGAGAAGTTATTGTGCCCTGGACTAGTGATACTATTACTTAGAATTAGAGGTGGTTAATTtgtgtttggtttggtttttatttataaaaataattaaattgaatttaaaaaagaatagctGAAATCGGTTCAAATCAACTAgtttcagtttggtttggttaggttattttagaataaaaactgaAACCCAACTGACCggttttaatttggttattttatattaaaaactaaaaattatattgtttgttggggtttttttataattttcaatgggtttggtttcaatttggttttgttttttgatttggcttggttttttttcggttcgattttttagttttaggtttatggaaccgaaccggttgattttttcaatattctaatcaattttttttcaacggttcaattttttcagtttttttttctaattttttttatttaatcaatttttttatttttttcttaccccTAGTCAGAATAGTGTTACAATGACTTTGCCTCTCAAAATAACAAGGGTATATaagtcttttaaattttttaaaaacattgaagTTACTTAAATTCTCTAAAGCAAAAAATGTGCCTTAGGgctttatgtttttcaaatttgtttggttaaaattaaagtgattaGTTGTCTCTTGGTGCTAAGTTAACAAATTCTATTGGTCTTGAAAATGATCCTTGttaccttgtttttttatttatcattatttgttgttttttttttaattctttaaattgatattatttatttattccattcttcaattttttggaatagttttttaaaacaatttacaaGATTATAACTATTTTCCATTCGATCCCCTTAAAATTTGTAATCTTTGAGTTTAAtccacattattttaattgttatttgttatatttttattaattttaaaatttattttttttactttttcaccgttcttttctataaaatttgattttcattcttttcatcACTTTTTTTTCCCATAAGCTCCTTGATTGAGCCTAAGTTTGGAATTTTATAGGC is a window of Populus nigra chromosome 10, ddPopNigr1.1, whole genome shotgun sequence DNA encoding:
- the LOC133704616 gene encoding mediator of RNA polymerase II transcription subunit 25-like, with amino-acid sequence MADKQLIVAVEGTAAMGPFWSIIVSDYLEKIIRCYCGNETSGQKPPTSSAELSLVTFNSHGSYSACLVQRSGWTRDVDIFLHWLSAVPFAGGGFNDAAIAEGLSEALMMFPITPNGNQTQPNIDGQRNCILIAASNPHPLPTPVYRPQIQNLEQTENIDAQNESRLSDAETVAKSFPQCSVSLSVICPKQLPKLRLIYNAGKRNSRAADPPVDNIKNPHFLVLISENFMEARAALSRPGATSLPSNQTPVKVDIASVTSVTGPLPASIPSVNGSITNRPPISAGNLPTATVKVEPSTITSMANGSAFPHIPSVPRPSSQGVPSMQTSSPSTTTQDMATNGENAQDLKPNVSVTTQSARSAPPAAANVNILNNLSQARQVMNSAALSGGNSIGLPSINQTSVAMHMSSMISSGMTASVPAAQTVFSSGQPGVSSITGSGNLTGTTQITPNSGLGSFTSATSNMPGNSNLGGISQPMGNLHASVSISQSAMSGLGANPNTMSGSGAQMVQSGMGANPNTMSGLGASGVSSGSNTMIPTPGMSQQVQSGMQPLGANNNSAANLPLAQQTAGGLQPAQSKYVKVWEGNLSGQRQGQPVFITRLEGYRSASASETLAANWPPTMQIVRLISQDHMNNKQYVGKADFLVFRAMNQHGFLGQLQEKKLCAVIQLPSQTLLLSVSDKACRLIGMLFPGDMVVFKPQISSQQQQMQQQHHQQMQQQQHPQLQQLQHQQQLPQLQQQQQLSQLQQQQQQQQQQQQLSQLQQQQPQQLPQLQQQQQQLSQLQQQQLPQMQQQQQMQQQQQLQQQQMQQQQQMQQQQQMQQQHQQQQLQQMQQQQQMVGTGMGQTYVQGPGRSQLVSQGQVSSQGPANMSGGGFMSQ